The following coding sequences lie in one Pontibacter sp. G13 genomic window:
- a CDS encoding glycosyltransferase family 4 protein, protein MSSSPLKILILCTKAPWPAMDGGSLAMLNMIRAFHKAGHEVSVLFMNTPKHQVNLRSYPEHIRELADFHAVNVDTSVKLVDLVANLLFSQDSYHVHRFTSSNFRHELERIVQAGKFDIIQLETLFMMPYIPAIRKHSKALISYRAHNIEHEIWKRRTENEYNPVKKLIFEITANRMAAYERAQMSANPFDVLVPISGKDAGLFKKLGVKKPIRVCTVGMDVDALDESEVEFEYPSICYLGALDWEPNREGLDWFLKEVWPIVHARYPEVPFYIAGRRMPDKYRTMRHKQIKVVGEVESAGAFLRSKGVMVVPILSGSGMRVKIVEGLAYGKPIVATYIAAEGISARHGHDIMLADDPEEFAERVAVLLDRKSMFDTISRHATKFFHRNFNNDRIAGDLLDFYKKQLK, encoded by the coding sequence ATGTCCAGCTCCCCGCTCAAGATCCTGATCCTCTGTACCAAGGCCCCCTGGCCTGCCATGGATGGTGGTTCCCTCGCCATGCTCAATATGATCCGCGCTTTTCACAAGGCCGGACACGAGGTCTCTGTCCTCTTCATGAACACCCCCAAACATCAGGTGAATCTCCGAAGCTATCCGGAACATATCCGCGAACTCGCTGATTTTCACGCGGTCAACGTGGACACCTCGGTCAAACTGGTGGACTTGGTGGCCAATCTGCTGTTTAGCCAAGACTCCTACCATGTCCATCGATTTACCTCCTCCAACTTCCGGCACGAGCTAGAGCGGATCGTACAAGCGGGCAAATTCGACATCATCCAACTGGAGACGTTGTTCATGATGCCGTACATCCCGGCGATTCGCAAGCACTCCAAGGCGCTCATCTCCTATCGGGCACACAATATCGAGCACGAAATCTGGAAGCGCCGAACAGAAAACGAGTACAATCCCGTCAAGAAATTGATCTTTGAGATCACTGCCAATCGCATGGCCGCCTATGAGCGGGCGCAGATGAGTGCCAATCCCTTCGATGTATTGGTGCCGATCTCGGGCAAGGATGCCGGCCTCTTCAAGAAACTTGGCGTGAAAAAACCCATTCGGGTGTGTACAGTGGGCATGGATGTCGATGCCTTGGACGAATCCGAGGTGGAATTCGAGTATCCATCGATCTGCTATCTGGGTGCTTTGGACTGGGAACCCAATCGCGAAGGACTCGACTGGTTTCTCAAAGAGGTCTGGCCGATCGTTCATGCCCGATACCCGGAGGTTCCCTTCTACATCGCAGGTAGGAGAATGCCCGACAAGTACCGCACGATGCGCCACAAGCAGATCAAGGTCGTCGGCGAAGTCGAAAGCGCAGGTGCATTTCTGAGGTCCAAAGGGGTCATGGTCGTTCCGATCCTCTCTGGGAGTGGCATGCGTGTCAAAATCGTGGAAGGATTGGCCTACGGAAAACCCATCGTCGCCACCTACATCGCAGCGGAAGGCATCTCCGCCAGACATGGGCATGATATCATGCTCGCGGATGACCCTGAGGAATTTGCAGAGCGGGTCGCGGTACTATTGGACCGGAAAAGCATGTTCGACACGATTTCACGACATGCAACCAAATTCTTTCATCGCAACTTCAACAATGACCGCATTGCCGGTGATCTGCTGGATTTTTACAAAAAGCAGCTGAAATAG